One genomic region from Chthonomonas calidirosea T49 encodes:
- a CDS encoding choice-of-anchor tandem repeat GloVer-containing protein — protein sequence MSPTALTSKSSTPSLLCIPTSSNADGAFPFAPLTQDANGALYGTTSLGDPACDGTLFALQTHGTHFQILHAFSGPDAALPYGGVVESKDGWLYGVTEEGGKYGKGVVYRVRTDGSGYSVLHAFSGEEGAYPLLVELVLGEGGWLYGTTSAGGVNGKGVVFGVKVDGSGYKVLHAFAGGESDGAYGIGQLVLVGKRLYGVTGGGGQKQEGVVFGVSVDGVGYRLLQRLGEKQRGKWPLV from the coding sequence TTGAGCCCAACGGCACTTACTTCCAAATCCTCCACTCCTTCGCTCCTCTGCATCCCGACTTCGTCTAATGCCGATGGTGCCTTCCCCTTCGCTCCCCTCACCCAAGATGCTAACGGTGCCCTCTACGGTACCACCTCCCTCGGAGACCCCGCCTGTGACGGTACCCTTTTCGCCCTCCAAACCCATGGTACCCACTTCCAAATCCTCCATGCCTTCTCCGGACCTGATGCCGCTCTGCCCTATGGAGGGGTAGTGGAGAGCAAAGACGGTTGGCTGTATGGAGTGACCGAAGAAGGAGGCAAGTATGGCAAGGGAGTGGTGTATCGGGTTCGGACAGATGGGAGTGGGTATAGCGTGTTGCATGCGTTTTCCGGGGAAGAGGGCGCCTATCCGTTGTTGGTGGAGTTGGTGTTAGGGGAAGGAGGTTGGTTGTATGGGACGACGAGTGCTGGAGGGGTGAATGGGAAGGGAGTAGTGTTTGGTGTGAAGGTAGATGGGAGTGGTTACAAGGTATTGCATGCGTTTGCTGGAGGCGAGAGCGATGGTGCCTATGGGATAGGGCAGTTGGTGTTAGTGGGGAAGAGATTATATGGCGTGACGGGAGGAGGGGGACAGAAGCAAGAGGGTGTGGTGTTTGGGGTGAGCGTGGATGGGGTGGGCTACAGGCTGTTGCAGCGTTTAGGGGAGAAGCAGAGGGGGAAGTGGCCTTTGGTCTAG
- a CDS encoding sugar ABC transporter substrate-binding protein produces MNRSFAEGKLLRVERDVIARRTAFQRGLMIGLLFFALAGCSSNPSGSGGATSSRQGGNGALSQRVIAVVSPAKTSPFHVTLAAAAAEEAKRLGLPPIIDQAPSSESDYTGQVALVQDIIQRHPAAISVCGINPQALVNIIKNCNRAHIPIFVHNQISPVEGGGQVVSYIGYDEYEGGRKCGEEAAELLKQKYGAYRGNVAILDGEPGDHTNLRAGGFKDALKKYPDIHIVAEQNGHWLRADGTAITRDWLQRFPNLDLVFGCSDEMALGAAKAARDAGRQLLTIGIDGNRPSLEAIRDGKYTACLATQPDLIGKAVIDTINDYLSGKKVPPVVKTPCVIVTKANVAQFLK; encoded by the coding sequence ATGAACCGTTCATTTGCTGAGGGAAAGCTGCTGCGTGTTGAGAGGGACGTTATTGCTAGGCGGACTGCCTTCCAAAGAGGTCTGATGATAGGCCTGCTCTTCTTTGCGCTAGCGGGCTGCAGCAGTAACCCTTCTGGCTCGGGGGGAGCGACCTCCTCTAGACAGGGAGGGAACGGCGCTCTGAGCCAACGCGTCATTGCGGTGGTTTCACCGGCAAAGACAAGTCCATTTCATGTTACCCTGGCGGCGGCTGCAGCTGAAGAGGCCAAACGTCTTGGGCTTCCTCCCATTATCGATCAGGCTCCTTCCAGTGAAAGCGACTACACGGGGCAGGTGGCGTTGGTGCAAGACATCATTCAGCGCCATCCGGCGGCGATCAGCGTATGTGGGATCAATCCGCAGGCGCTGGTCAATATTATTAAGAACTGCAATCGGGCTCATATCCCCATTTTTGTGCACAATCAGATATCCCCAGTTGAAGGCGGGGGGCAGGTGGTGTCGTACATTGGTTATGACGAGTACGAGGGTGGGCGCAAGTGCGGCGAGGAGGCTGCAGAGCTACTAAAGCAAAAGTATGGAGCCTATCGGGGCAACGTGGCGATACTCGATGGAGAGCCGGGAGACCACACAAACCTTCGTGCGGGAGGATTTAAGGACGCGCTTAAGAAGTACCCGGATATCCACATCGTCGCCGAGCAGAACGGTCATTGGCTTCGAGCCGATGGCACGGCGATTACACGAGATTGGCTTCAGCGTTTCCCAAATCTCGACCTTGTTTTTGGATGTAGTGATGAGATGGCACTTGGAGCGGCCAAGGCGGCGAGAGATGCCGGAAGGCAACTTTTGACCATCGGCATTGATGGTAATAGACCCTCACTGGAGGCGATCCGCGATGGAAAGTATACGGCCTGTTTGGCGACCCAGCCTGACCTGATAGGAAAGGCCGTTATTGACACAATTAACGACTATCTCAGCGGCAAAAAGGTCCCGCCAGTGGTAAAGACTCCATGTGTTATCGTGACGAAGGCCAATGTGGCTCAGTTTCTAAAGTAG
- a CDS encoding DUF2961 domain-containing protein, with protein sequence MYQTLCQALIAVILALGAEFLYAQQSPVALPNPINGPGSTLSLAPRAALPHSPPLPYGLELLSRFDLLPYLRDSRCVQDSSYDRNFYNADFGHFLRVEGHTAVLADIRGPGCIYRFWSANAAGHLRIYFDGAATPTIDCAMQDFFLGKVPPFLQPLVGHKSGGWYCYFPMPFQKHCLITVTDPGPMYYHVEYQLYPDSTRIATFSPQLHQKELAALGEVLEQWGHLGLDPKPSVVEEQAQDVQTECVPGQPLTLANLSGAGEIDALHIRLDPANRYTLRQTVLRIYWDGATRPAVEAPVGDFFGAGFGKETFAALPDAMNDQGGFCYWPMPFTKSARIELINYGQRSVNVLFQMRYHRLGQPLKDAGYFHARWHRQINKEGENFHILEVQGRGLYVGEHTAMQGDRGIWFLEGNEEIWVDGESFPSIIGTGTEDFYTAGWYFDEGPFNEAFHGCILKDEAHSRVDAYRYQITDCVPFQKSIRVDIQHGPIDNYPGSDYACVAYWYQTAPDDNWSPLDPTQLTPTHWHAQDAIEAESLRWTSGDPQVIDDMNLPVLASGGAVVELHGGTAACVLPVAKEGDYILSLVQPPLAGTARLGQNWAVDDPKQVGPAPTEAIRADETNSVHQTLHLTAGDHTLFFQIPTGQTLYLDYLTLRRLLHPNSIPATDLKVVEATDGEAQIQDMTGFGPYWDNNQQLWFTGHRQGAQMTVELPVEKTGSYELSVYYTTARDYAIVQVLLDGNPIGQPTDCYTPNVQAKDQTILGNVMLTAGVHRLTFRAVGKNPASTNYLIGVDAIGLKPLP encoded by the coding sequence ATGTACCAAACGTTATGTCAGGCGCTTATAGCGGTAATACTCGCCTTAGGCGCGGAATTTTTGTATGCTCAACAGTCACCCGTCGCGTTACCAAACCCTATTAACGGGCCTGGCTCGACCTTATCGTTAGCGCCACGGGCAGCACTTCCCCACTCGCCACCATTGCCCTACGGCTTGGAGCTGCTTTCGCGTTTCGATCTACTGCCCTATTTGCGCGATAGTCGGTGCGTGCAGGATTCGAGCTATGACCGGAACTTTTACAACGCCGATTTTGGGCATTTTCTGAGGGTTGAGGGACATACGGCGGTGCTCGCCGATATTCGCGGGCCGGGGTGCATCTATCGGTTCTGGTCGGCTAATGCAGCGGGGCACCTGCGCATCTATTTTGATGGAGCAGCCACGCCCACCATAGATTGCGCCATGCAGGACTTCTTTCTTGGCAAGGTACCCCCCTTTCTGCAGCCGTTAGTAGGACACAAAAGCGGTGGATGGTACTGCTACTTTCCGATGCCTTTCCAGAAGCACTGCCTCATTACGGTGACCGATCCGGGGCCGATGTACTATCATGTAGAGTACCAACTCTATCCGGATAGTACACGGATCGCCACCTTTTCACCGCAGCTTCATCAGAAAGAGTTGGCTGCTCTTGGGGAGGTCTTAGAGCAGTGGGGGCATCTCGGGCTAGACCCAAAGCCCTCTGTGGTGGAAGAGCAGGCCCAAGATGTTCAAACGGAATGTGTGCCCGGACAGCCATTGACATTGGCGAACCTTTCTGGAGCTGGAGAGATAGATGCTCTGCATATCCGTCTTGATCCAGCGAACAGATACACCCTTCGCCAAACGGTTCTACGTATCTACTGGGACGGTGCCACCCGTCCGGCTGTAGAGGCGCCTGTAGGCGATTTCTTTGGCGCCGGTTTCGGAAAGGAGACGTTTGCTGCACTGCCGGACGCTATGAACGACCAAGGTGGCTTTTGCTACTGGCCGATGCCTTTTACCAAGAGCGCACGGATTGAGCTGATAAACTATGGGCAGAGGTCGGTGAACGTACTGTTTCAGATGCGTTATCACCGTTTGGGACAGCCGTTGAAAGACGCAGGGTATTTTCACGCGCGCTGGCACCGCCAGATCAACAAAGAGGGGGAGAACTTTCATATTCTCGAGGTACAGGGACGTGGCCTGTATGTGGGTGAACACACGGCCATGCAGGGCGACAGGGGGATTTGGTTTCTGGAAGGAAATGAAGAGATTTGGGTGGATGGAGAATCGTTTCCCTCCATTATAGGAACAGGGACAGAGGACTTCTACACCGCCGGCTGGTATTTCGATGAAGGCCCCTTTAACGAGGCCTTCCATGGCTGTATCCTCAAAGATGAGGCGCACTCGAGGGTGGATGCCTACCGGTACCAGATCACGGATTGCGTTCCTTTCCAAAAATCTATTCGTGTGGATATTCAGCATGGCCCTATTGACAACTATCCTGGGTCGGACTACGCCTGTGTGGCCTATTGGTACCAAACAGCACCTGACGACAACTGGTCGCCTCTGGATCCGACACAACTGACACCGACGCATTGGCACGCTCAGGATGCTATAGAAGCGGAGAGCTTGCGGTGGACTTCCGGAGACCCGCAGGTAATAGACGACATGAACCTGCCCGTCCTAGCCAGCGGTGGTGCTGTTGTGGAGCTGCATGGTGGAACGGCCGCTTGTGTGCTGCCCGTCGCCAAGGAGGGGGACTACATACTCTCGTTGGTGCAGCCACCGTTGGCGGGCACAGCGCGACTAGGTCAGAACTGGGCGGTAGATGATCCTAAGCAGGTCGGCCCTGCACCAACGGAAGCGATTCGGGCCGATGAAACAAATAGTGTGCACCAAACGCTTCATCTAACAGCTGGCGATCACACCCTGTTCTTTCAGATACCCACAGGGCAGACGCTGTATCTAGACTATCTTACGTTACGACGCCTACTGCATCCAAATAGCATTCCGGCAACCGACCTAAAAGTCGTGGAGGCAACCGATGGCGAAGCCCAGATTCAAGACATGACCGGGTTTGGCCCCTACTGGGATAACAACCAGCAGCTCTGGTTTACCGGCCATCGGCAGGGTGCCCAGATGACCGTGGAGCTCCCTGTGGAAAAAACGGGTAGCTATGAGCTGTCGGTCTACTACACGACGGCGAGAGATTATGCCATTGTGCAGGTGTTGCTTGATGGCAACCCGATAGGGCAGCCAACCGATTGTTACACTCCCAATGTTCAGGCCAAAGACCAGACCATTTTGGGGAACGTGATGCTAACGGCGGGCGTGCATCGGCTTACGTTTCGAGCGGTAGGCAAGAACCCGGCTTCCACCAACTACCTTATTGGAGTAGATGCGATAGGGCTAAAGCCTTTGCCCTAA
- a CDS encoding WD40/YVTN/BNR-like repeat-containing protein, giving the protein MDFKQVLLRNLLFLWVFLSFLSLGIVQAQEPHSLRSDVLQTMHWRSIGPAVMGGRISDIAVDPKDPYTIYVALGTGGVIKSTNDGNTWTPIFDHEAVGSVGAVAVAPSDPHIVWVGTGEANGRNSSSWGDGVYKSTDGGKTWQHMGLEDTREIGRIVIDPNNPNIVYVAAAGRLWGYNAERGLFKTTDGGKTWQKVLYINEKTGVIDVALAGKTGDVLLAAAYRRLRTPWGFYDESSDSGIYRSTDGGKTWSKITKGLPTEKVGRIGLSVCASQPNIVYAVVACNEGGAKDLFDPTSNFGGVFRSDDAGATWKRVNSTVPRGFYFGQIRVDPTDPNYVYVCGFGLEVSKDGGKHFAIPGYGSPGVHPDLHALWIDPHHPEHMWLGTDGGLYVTHDRGTTWEFVNNFPMGEFYEVSVDNQKPFWVYGGLQDNGCWTGPSATTNARGITNCDWISFPSGDGFYVLSDPDDPQIVYAESQNGEAYRLDRHTMTLRRMHPIAPEGEPDYRFNWNTPLAISPFDHNVVYMGGNHLFRFYDECKYYDVISPDLSKQEGPHITTTGSGAEIYGTIVTISPSALQRGLIWVGTDDGNVQLTQDEGKTWENVTDNLPEKVRNYWVSRVVASQFVAGRAYVAIDGHRSDDLAPYLFVTEDYGKTWRSIVGNLPKEGPIQAFREDPVNPNLLFCGTEFGAWVSLDRGQHWQKLGDNLPTVAVDDLAIQARDHALVAATHGRSLWVLDNIAPLETAASNPKEDQPILFPLAPALEYRYTLTTEISGQHDFVAPNPPRGVPIVFWLPRLEDVTPTLVITDAQNKEVARLSGERYPGMQTLIWDMLQRQEEERGPERRGAPPRFVKPGVYTITLQVGKFKQSQKVTISGNLALSEEETDEPYTDPDSGGESEIGP; this is encoded by the coding sequence ATGGATTTCAAACAAGTGCTTTTGCGGAATCTATTGTTTTTATGGGTTTTTCTGTCGTTTCTCTCTTTAGGTATCGTGCAAGCCCAAGAGCCTCACAGTCTCCGTTCAGACGTACTGCAAACGATGCATTGGCGCAGCATTGGCCCAGCGGTGATGGGCGGAAGGATATCGGACATCGCCGTAGACCCCAAAGACCCCTACACGATCTATGTGGCTTTGGGGACGGGCGGAGTGATCAAGTCCACGAACGATGGGAACACATGGACTCCGATTTTCGACCATGAGGCGGTCGGTTCTGTGGGGGCTGTGGCAGTAGCCCCATCCGACCCTCATATCGTGTGGGTAGGAACGGGTGAGGCCAATGGACGCAACAGCTCCTCTTGGGGCGATGGCGTCTATAAGTCTACCGATGGCGGCAAAACTTGGCAGCACATGGGGCTAGAGGATACGCGCGAGATCGGGCGCATCGTTATTGACCCTAACAACCCCAACATCGTCTACGTAGCTGCGGCCGGACGTCTATGGGGATATAACGCTGAGAGAGGGCTTTTTAAGACCACCGATGGCGGTAAAACTTGGCAGAAGGTTCTTTACATCAACGAGAAGACGGGAGTTATAGATGTGGCTTTGGCGGGAAAGACAGGGGATGTGCTGTTAGCCGCAGCCTATCGTCGCTTGCGTACTCCCTGGGGTTTTTACGATGAAAGCTCCGACTCGGGCATCTACCGCTCCACAGACGGGGGGAAGACGTGGAGCAAGATCACGAAGGGGTTACCCACAGAGAAGGTGGGGCGCATAGGCCTTTCGGTATGCGCCAGTCAGCCGAATATTGTCTATGCGGTTGTTGCCTGTAACGAGGGCGGAGCTAAAGACCTTTTTGACCCTACCAGCAATTTTGGTGGCGTTTTTCGATCAGATGATGCAGGTGCGACCTGGAAGCGGGTCAACAGCACGGTGCCACGTGGATTCTACTTTGGCCAGATTCGGGTTGATCCGACAGATCCGAACTATGTGTACGTTTGTGGATTTGGGCTTGAGGTATCAAAGGATGGCGGAAAACACTTTGCGATACCGGGCTATGGTTCGCCAGGGGTTCACCCTGATCTTCATGCGCTTTGGATAGACCCTCATCATCCGGAACACATGTGGCTTGGAACCGATGGGGGGCTATACGTTACGCACGATCGTGGAACTACATGGGAGTTTGTGAATAACTTCCCCATGGGCGAGTTTTATGAGGTGAGCGTAGATAACCAAAAACCGTTTTGGGTCTACGGGGGGTTGCAGGATAACGGCTGTTGGACAGGGCCTAGTGCCACCACCAATGCGCGCGGGATCACCAACTGTGATTGGATCTCTTTCCCATCCGGCGACGGGTTCTATGTGCTTTCCGACCCGGACGATCCTCAGATTGTCTATGCCGAGTCGCAGAATGGAGAGGCCTACCGGTTGGATAGACACACAATGACACTGCGGCGCATGCATCCGATAGCGCCCGAAGGGGAGCCGGACTATCGTTTCAACTGGAACACGCCGTTGGCTATCTCGCCTTTTGATCACAATGTGGTATACATGGGGGGAAACCACCTGTTTCGTTTCTATGATGAATGCAAGTACTACGATGTTATTAGTCCCGATCTCTCCAAGCAGGAGGGTCCTCACATTACGACCACCGGATCGGGAGCGGAGATTTATGGAACCATTGTGACCATTTCACCTTCGGCGCTGCAACGCGGCTTGATTTGGGTGGGAACCGATGATGGAAACGTGCAGCTGACCCAAGATGAGGGAAAGACGTGGGAGAACGTAACCGACAACTTGCCGGAAAAGGTGAGAAACTATTGGGTGTCGCGGGTGGTGGCGTCGCAGTTTGTGGCCGGACGAGCTTATGTAGCCATTGATGGGCATCGAAGCGATGACTTGGCACCCTATCTGTTTGTGACAGAGGACTACGGAAAGACCTGGCGTTCCATTGTAGGAAACCTACCAAAGGAAGGGCCGATCCAGGCTTTTCGAGAAGACCCGGTGAATCCGAATCTACTGTTTTGCGGCACCGAGTTCGGCGCATGGGTGAGTCTCGATCGCGGTCAGCATTGGCAAAAGCTGGGCGATAATTTGCCAACTGTAGCGGTAGACGACCTTGCCATTCAGGCACGCGACCACGCGCTTGTGGCAGCAACACATGGGCGCAGTCTATGGGTGCTAGACAACATCGCGCCGTTAGAGACGGCCGCTTCCAATCCCAAGGAGGATCAGCCTATTCTCTTTCCTTTGGCTCCTGCGTTGGAGTATCGGTATACCCTGACCACCGAGATCAGCGGTCAACACGATTTTGTGGCGCCCAACCCTCCACGGGGCGTACCGATCGTGTTTTGGTTGCCGAGGCTGGAGGATGTGACCCCCACGCTTGTGATAACGGATGCACAGAATAAAGAGGTGGCCAGACTTTCTGGGGAACGTTATCCTGGGATGCAGACACTCATTTGGGACATGTTGCAGAGGCAAGAGGAGGAGAGAGGCCCAGAGCGGCGTGGAGCGCCCCCGCGGTTCGTGAAGCCAGGCGTCTACACGATAACGCTACAGGTCGGCAAATTCAAGCAGTCGCAAAAAGTGACGATATCCGGCAACCTGGCGCTCTCAGAAGAGGAGACGGACGAGCCGTATACCGACCCAGATAGCGGTGGGGAGAGCGAGATCGGGCCCTAG
- a CDS encoding ABC transporter permease: protein MREIVRNAGVYVAVIVVAFFFAIWLPQFRQPSNLLNVLDQSVEIAIVSVGMTMVILTEGIDLSVGSLAALAPFLGAWLITQHTGGLWHSAVIGVLCCLAVGGAVGLINGLAITQAYLPPFIATLGTMSIVRGLAYIVSHGTGITDLPHGYTFLGHTLPGQVTVGVVLMFVLYGISHLWLSRSATGRAIYAIGGNETAAHLSGLKVNRIKLGVYILCGILAALAGLAETAMVGASVPDAGIDLELNSIAAVVIGGTSLSGGRGNLVGTLAGALLMRLIRNGLDLAGIDSNWQKVAIGAIIMGAVAFDEIQKRRGARL from the coding sequence ATGCGAGAGATCGTTCGTAATGCTGGCGTTTACGTTGCCGTTATCGTGGTGGCATTTTTCTTTGCCATCTGGCTACCGCAGTTTCGGCAGCCTTCAAATCTGCTAAATGTTCTCGATCAGTCGGTGGAGATAGCGATCGTCTCGGTTGGGATGACGATGGTGATTCTCACCGAGGGGATCGATCTTTCCGTAGGAAGTTTGGCTGCTTTGGCGCCGTTTCTAGGGGCTTGGTTGATTACGCAGCATACCGGTGGCCTTTGGCACTCCGCCGTTATTGGCGTGCTGTGCTGCTTAGCTGTGGGTGGGGCTGTTGGTCTCATCAATGGGCTCGCGATCACACAGGCTTATTTGCCTCCCTTCATCGCCACGTTAGGCACCATGTCCATTGTACGCGGCCTAGCCTACATTGTTTCCCATGGAACTGGTATCACTGATCTGCCACATGGCTACACCTTTTTAGGTCACACGCTCCCCGGTCAGGTAACGGTGGGAGTGGTGCTGATGTTCGTGTTATACGGGATTAGCCACCTTTGGTTATCGCGTTCCGCCACTGGTCGGGCCATCTATGCCATTGGCGGCAATGAGACAGCTGCGCATCTATCCGGCCTGAAGGTGAACCGGATCAAACTCGGTGTCTATATTCTGTGTGGCATTTTGGCAGCGCTTGCTGGCTTGGCCGAAACGGCGATGGTGGGTGCTTCCGTACCAGATGCCGGTATTGACCTTGAGTTGAACTCCATAGCCGCGGTCGTTATCGGGGGAACAAGTCTGAGCGGTGGTCGCGGGAACCTTGTGGGCACGTTGGCGGGCGCTCTCCTCATGCGGCTCATTCGCAACGGGCTTGATCTTGCGGGCATCGACTCGAACTGGCAAAAAGTGGCCATCGGGGCGATTATAATGGGGGCTGTGGCGTTCGACGAAATCCAAAAGAGAAGAGGTGCACGACTATGA
- a CDS encoding Dam family site-specific DNA-(adenine-N6)-methyltransferase — protein MRPFLKWAGGKYRLVEQIKRRLPVGTRLIEPFVGSGAVFLNTDYKRYLLSDINSDLVCLYRTLQRHGEAFIAYCKELFVPENNNAERYYELRAEFNASKDPWRRSALFVYLNRHGYNGLCRYNAIGEFNVPFGKYARPYFPENEMQYFAHKAQYAEFRYEDFRTVMRSAQTGDVIYCDPPYVPLSSTANFTDYAAGGFGVKDQEELARLADQLGQAGIPVLISNHATPFTEVVYAGAIQEFLSVPRFISCDGNNRGKAKEVLALFGGQ, from the coding sequence GTGAGACCTTTTCTGAAATGGGCAGGTGGGAAGTATCGCTTAGTGGAACAGATTAAGCGACGATTGCCAGTGGGGACTCGGCTGATTGAGCCTTTTGTAGGTTCAGGTGCTGTATTTCTCAATACAGACTATAAGAGATACTTGCTAAGTGATATTAATTCGGATTTAGTCTGTTTGTACCGGACCTTGCAGCGACACGGAGAAGCCTTTATTGCATACTGCAAAGAGCTATTTGTACCGGAAAACAATAACGCGGAACGTTACTACGAGCTGCGAGCCGAGTTTAACGCCTCGAAAGACCCGTGGCGCCGATCTGCGCTCTTCGTGTACTTGAACCGCCATGGATACAATGGCTTGTGTCGCTACAACGCAATTGGTGAGTTCAATGTGCCCTTTGGCAAATATGCGCGTCCGTACTTTCCTGAAAACGAAATGCAGTACTTCGCGCACAAGGCACAATATGCCGAATTTCGCTATGAGGACTTTCGAACAGTGATGCGATCGGCACAGACTGGCGATGTAATCTATTGCGACCCACCCTATGTGCCGTTGTCCTCGACGGCAAACTTTACAGACTACGCGGCAGGCGGATTCGGGGTCAAAGATCAAGAGGAGCTGGCTCGGCTAGCCGACCAACTCGGACAAGCCGGCATTCCCGTGTTGATTTCCAACCACGCTACCCCCTTTACCGAGGTTGTGTACGCTGGTGCCATTCAGGAGTTTCTGTCGGTACCACGCTTCATTAGCTGTGATGGAAACAATAGAGGCAAGGCAAAAGAAGTGCTTGCGCTCTTTGGAGGGCAATAA
- a CDS encoding CRTAC1 family protein, whose protein sequence is MLRSLGLAIGATCAGFIRWRLTLHPSHYPGPFRDVTKEARLHFRYDNDASPQHRFVETTGGGCAFLDFDRDGLLDIFAVQGGPAPGSVPRPRPPSALYRNRGDGTFEDVTADVGLAVDMGYGQGVAVGDYLNTGWPALLVTTYGGVRLFRNDKGHFHEVTREAGLVQRGEPHWATSACWFDYDKDGWLDLFVCHYVSWFPDVDRPCADERGELVYCLPTEYLGDTCVLYHNNRDGTFTDVTKEAGLAQLVGKALGVVDLDYDNDGWPDLYVTNDMLPNWLLQNQHNGHFKEVAVQAGVAVGPEGEALSGMGVVAADLTNHGLPDLFVGNFSHQPRSYFRNNGDGTFSFMPDPVSVGNASQPYLTFGLECLDYDLDGYLDLVLGNGHINDVLGDRGRVTYRERQILLHNRGDGHFVEDRDRGGDLQIPRVTRGLAVGDYNNDGRPDILVSGPKMPLTLFRNVGGSSHHWIGFQLEGTHTNRDAIGTRVTIRVGDRVQTRWVRGASSYCSQSDRRVLFGLGTATVVEDVEIHWLSGLRERLGPLAADRYYSIKEGRMSLSNRLSLKDSTSG, encoded by the coding sequence ATGCTGAGGAGCTTAGGACTGGCTATTGGGGCAACCTGTGCTGGGTTTATTCGCTGGCGTCTGACCCTGCATCCATCCCACTACCCAGGGCCGTTTCGAGACGTCACCAAAGAAGCCCGATTGCATTTTCGTTATGATAACGACGCCTCTCCCCAGCATCGGTTTGTGGAGACGACGGGAGGAGGATGTGCATTTCTCGATTTCGATAGAGATGGACTACTTGATATTTTTGCTGTCCAAGGCGGCCCGGCACCTGGAAGTGTGCCGAGGCCCCGTCCTCCGTCTGCACTCTATCGGAATCGGGGGGATGGAACGTTTGAGGATGTGACGGCCGATGTTGGGCTTGCGGTGGATATGGGATACGGGCAGGGAGTAGCCGTCGGTGACTATCTTAATACGGGTTGGCCAGCCTTGTTGGTGACGACTTATGGGGGAGTTCGTCTGTTTCGGAACGATAAGGGACACTTTCACGAGGTAACCCGGGAAGCAGGGCTGGTACAAAGGGGAGAGCCCCACTGGGCAACAAGCGCTTGTTGGTTTGACTATGATAAGGATGGGTGGCTTGATCTTTTTGTCTGTCATTATGTCTCTTGGTTTCCAGATGTGGATCGGCCCTGTGCCGACGAAAGAGGGGAGCTGGTGTACTGTTTGCCGACGGAGTATTTAGGGGACACCTGTGTTCTTTACCATAACAACCGAGATGGAACCTTTACGGATGTAACCAAGGAGGCGGGGTTAGCTCAACTCGTTGGAAAAGCCTTAGGGGTTGTAGATTTGGACTACGACAACGACGGCTGGCCCGATCTGTACGTTACTAACGATATGTTACCGAACTGGCTATTACAAAATCAACACAACGGGCATTTTAAGGAGGTGGCCGTTCAAGCTGGAGTTGCGGTAGGGCCTGAGGGAGAGGCTCTATCTGGGATGGGCGTTGTGGCAGCAGACCTAACGAATCACGGTTTACCTGATCTCTTCGTCGGCAACTTCAGCCATCAACCACGATCCTACTTTCGAAACAATGGGGATGGGACTTTTTCGTTTATGCCCGATCCTGTGAGTGTAGGCAATGCGAGTCAGCCTTATTTGACCTTTGGTCTTGAATGTCTCGATTACGATCTTGATGGATATCTGGATTTAGTTTTGGGGAACGGCCATATCAACGATGTTTTGGGGGATCGGGGTCGGGTGACGTACCGAGAGCGCCAGATTTTATTACATAATCGAGGCGATGGGCATTTCGTAGAGGATCGAGATAGGGGTGGCGATTTGCAGATACCTCGCGTAACACGCGGACTGGCGGTAGGAGACTATAATAATGATGGGCGACCTGATATTCTCGTTAGCGGGCCAAAGATGCCTCTCACGCTTTTTCGCAATGTAGGGGGTAGCAGCCATCATTGGATAGGCTTTCAGCTTGAAGGTACGCATACCAATCGAGATGCCATTGGGACACGGGTTACAATCCGCGTAGGAGATCGAGTGCAGACCCGTTGGGTACGGGGGGCGTCAAGCTACTGTTCGCAAAGCGATCGGCGTGTTCTGTTCGGTCTTGGAACGGCTACCGTGGTGGAGGATGTGGAAATCCATTGGTTGTCCGGTCTACGGGAGCGTCTAGGGCCTTTGGCAGCAGACAGATACTATTCTATTAAGGAAGGCAGGATGTCGCTCTCAAATCGTTTATCGCTCAAAGATAGTACGAGCGGTTGA